CGCGGCGTTGCTGCCGCCGAGCGGGCCGAAGACCATCTCGGAACCGGCGACGGAGTGCTCGAGGAGTTTGTTGACGGCGCTGCCGGCGGCGGCGAGGAAGCGTTGGCCAAGGGATGAATCGAGCACGATGAAGGCGAAGAGGAATTGCAGGCCAAGGCCCCAGGCTACGGTGCGCCAGCGGATAGCGCGACGATTGGTGGAGAAGACATAGGCGACGCCGATGAAGACGATGAGTCCGAGAAGTCCGGTGAAACGAGCCAAAGGGTGCTCCTGCAAGGGTAAGGCGAGTACGAAATCTTTGGGATGAGTGTACCGGACAGCGGCGAGCTATCCAAAGATTTGCCTGGCGGGAGGAGAGAGAGTCGGGGCTATGAGAATCGCACAGAGATGGTGTCGATCTCGATGGGGGCAGGCGGAGCTGGCCGCTGCTTGAAGGCGTACATGCGCTGATCGGCGATGCTGAGCAGCTTGGTTGCATCGTCGGCGTCGTCGGGATAGATGGCGATGCCGAGGCTGGCTGTCACGATGTACTGCTGACCGTTGACGAAGATTGGCCTTCGAATGGAGGTCTGAATCTTGAACAGCAACTCGGTGAGGGCGAGATCGTCTTTAATGTCGGGGGCGATGAGGGTAAACTCGTCTCCTCCAAGGCGCGCCAGGATATTACCCGGAGGCAGATCCTCGCGCAGATTTCTGGCGACTTTGCACAGAATCTCGTCACCGGCCTGGTGTCCCAGCGCATCGTTGATCTTTTTGAAGCCGTCGAGATCGAAGATCAGAAGTGCCAGATGATCGTTCACTCGACGGCAGCGGACGAGGGCCTGATTGAGATGAGTCTCGAAGGAGCGGCGATTGGGAAGGCCGGTAAGGTAGTCGTGTAACGCGAGCCACTGATTGCTCGAGACCTGCTCTTCGAGCATGACGAGGATCATGCCGATGGTGATGAGGGTCTTCTGCATGTTCCAGACGTGAGAGGCTATGTCGGCGTAGGCGCGATAGTGCACGATGAAGGGATGCACGAAGAAGCAGAGCGCCCAGATGAAGAACCCTGTGAGGATGGCAAGGCGTCCGGTGCTGTGCCGGGGAAGGCGATGGAGATATTTGACGCCTGCGATAGCGTAGACGCCGCAGAGGCTCCAATAGACTGCCTGACGGTATTCGCCATAGTAGACCAGCGCACCGATAGCGATCCATCCTGATAAGTGAATGATAGTGACAAGCCATGTGCGGTGGAGATAGAGCGAACTGCCCACGGCGATGACAATTCCTACGGCGACAGCGGGGAAGTAAGGGAGCGGTTTATAGATGTGCAGACCGTAGAGCGTGTTGACGGCCAGTAATGGCAGCGCATTCATCGCGAGATAGATGAGCCGGATTCGCGAAGGGACGGGATGCCTTCTGGCGTCCCAGGTGAAGACAACACCGGCGATGAGATAGCAATCGAGGACGATGATGTGGAGAATCCTGTCGGGCATGCCGTTATTCGAATAGAAGATGTGGGCGCAGGATTCGACGAGGGTGATGAGAAGTCCAAGCAGCCAGATGTCCGCCTGCTCGTGCGGGTGGCGTTTGCGCATGAGCAGGAGGATGACGATGAGAATCGCCAGCGCTGAGAGATCGGGAAGGAAGGCGTAGTTCATCAAGCTCCGTGCGACGCGTGCTTCAGTCGTTAGTCAAACGGGCCCGAGGTATAGTCCTCTCAATAGAAGAAGCTATTTGTTACAGATTATCCGTTAATTAGGTACTACCAATCCAATTATTTTTTACCTACTTGAAAGAGTAGTGACAATTTGATCAATAAACAGGGGCTGGACGCCGCGCGGGATTGCCAACGACAGTGGTGCCAGAGGGAACATCGCGGGTGACTATGCTGCCAGCGCCGATGATGGCGTCGTCGCCGATGGTGACACCGGGAAGGATGATGGCGCCTCCGCCGATCCAAACGTTGGCGCCGATGCGGACTGGGCGGCCGTTCTCGAGATTGGCGCGGCGGGCTTCGGGAGAACGGGGATGGTCGGCGGCGTAGATCTGGACTGCTGGGCCAATCTGGGTCTGGTCTCCGATCTCGATGGAGGTTACGTCGAGCAGAACACAGTTGAAGTTGAGAAAGACTCCGCTGCCCAGGCGGATGTTGTATCCGTAGTCGCAGAAGAACGGTGGACGGATGACAGAGCCGGGACCACATGCGGCGAGGAGTTGGGCAAGCAGAGGGGTGTGAGTGACGGCGTGGTGAGGTGTGGAGTTGTATTGGTGGAGCAGGGTAGTAGCGTGGCTGCGGTCAGCGATGAGGATGGGGTCGCCAGCGTCATAGAGTTCGCCAGAGAGCATCTTTTCTTTTTCGGTCTTCTCCGGTTGCATGGTGTGCTCTCCTTCGGAAATTGTGAAATTGTTACATGAGATGCTTTTGCTCCGGCTCTCAGCATTTTTAGAATTTCAGAGGCAGCCGAGATGGCGGATGCTGTCTTCAAATTTTTGTGTCAGCTCTGCCGGAGTGGAATGCTCATCGACAGGGATGACTTCGCCGAGATGTATCTCCAGTTGGCCGGAGCGAAGCCATCCGCTCTTTTTCATGCGATCGAGGCCGATGA
This region of Edaphobacter dinghuensis genomic DNA includes:
- a CDS encoding GGDEF domain-containing protein; translation: MNYAFLPDLSALAILIVILLLMRKRHPHEQADIWLLGLLITLVESCAHIFYSNNGMPDRILHIIVLDCYLIAGVVFTWDARRHPVPSRIRLIYLAMNALPLLAVNTLYGLHIYKPLPYFPAVAVGIVIAVGSSLYLHRTWLVTIIHLSGWIAIGALVYYGEYRQAVYWSLCGVYAIAGVKYLHRLPRHSTGRLAILTGFFIWALCFFVHPFIVHYRAYADIASHVWNMQKTLITIGMILVMLEEQVSSNQWLALHDYLTGLPNRRSFETHLNQALVRCRRVNDHLALLIFDLDGFKKINDALGHQAGDEILCKVARNLREDLPPGNILARLGGDEFTLIAPDIKDDLALTELLFKIQTSIRRPIFVNGQQYIVTASLGIAIYPDDADDATKLLSIADQRMYAFKQRPAPPAPIEIDTISVRFS
- a CDS encoding sugar O-acetyltransferase, whose protein sequence is MQPEKTEKEKMLSGELYDAGDPILIADRSHATTLLHQYNSTPHHAVTHTPLLAQLLAACGPGSVIRPPFFCDYGYNIRLGSGVFLNFNCVLLDVTSIEIGDQTQIGPAVQIYAADHPRSPEARRANLENGRPVRIGANVWIGGGAIILPGVTIGDDAIIGAGSIVTRDVPSGTTVVGNPARRPAPVY